A single region of the Tepidisphaeraceae bacterium genome encodes:
- the hisA gene encoding 1-(5-phosphoribosyl)-5-[(5-phosphoribosylamino)methylideneamino]imidazole-4-carboxamide isomerase: protein MQILPSIDLRAGRVVRLKQGDYGQQINYDVDPFDVARSFAAAGATWMHVVDLDGAKEGRPVQTELVARLANTAGLKVEVGGGIRSEADIDALRDAGVERVVVGTAALEKWDWFAKLVANPRYHGRIVLALDAKDGVVATRGWTQLSGRLAVDVARDVSDWPLAALLYTDVAKDGMLTGPNFQQTRAIAEAGKVPVIASGGVGDIDHVQTLTTLPVWGAIVGRSLYEGKVDLVEAVKVASETR from the coding sequence ATGCAGATCCTTCCCAGCATCGACCTCCGCGCCGGTCGCGTGGTTCGCCTGAAGCAAGGCGATTACGGCCAGCAGATCAACTACGACGTCGACCCGTTCGACGTCGCCCGCTCGTTCGCGGCCGCCGGGGCGACGTGGATGCACGTCGTCGATCTCGATGGTGCCAAAGAGGGTCGGCCGGTTCAGACCGAGCTGGTCGCCCGCCTTGCCAATACCGCCGGGCTGAAGGTGGAGGTGGGCGGTGGCATTCGATCCGAGGCGGATATCGACGCGTTGCGCGACGCCGGCGTGGAGCGCGTGGTCGTCGGGACGGCGGCGCTGGAGAAGTGGGATTGGTTTGCCAAGCTGGTGGCAAACCCGCGATACCATGGCCGAATCGTGCTGGCGCTGGACGCCAAGGACGGTGTCGTGGCGACGCGCGGCTGGACGCAGCTGTCCGGCCGGCTGGCCGTCGACGTCGCCCGCGACGTCTCCGATTGGCCACTGGCCGCCCTGCTTTACACCGACGTCGCCAAGGACGGCATGCTGACCGGCCCCAATTTCCAGCAGACCCGCGCGATCGCCGAGGCCGGCAAGGTGCCAGTGATCGCCAGTGGTGGCGTGGGGGATATTGACCACGTGCAGACACTGACCACCCTGCCAGTCTGGGGCGCAATCGTCGGCCGTAGCCTGTACGAAGGGAAGGTTGATCTGGTCGAGGCGGTAAAGGTAGCTTCGGAAACGCGTTAG